From Thalassotalea euphylliae, the proteins below share one genomic window:
- a CDS encoding response regulator, with product MTKLLLVEDDDRLSLLIDNFMQQHQIQVTRLSDGTNLMPTVNKVKPDIIILDVMLPGEDGFALCRKLRAVYQGPLLFLTAREDGFDQVLGLELGADDYIIKPVEPRILLARVHALLRRAKASASENPVELRFGQLSINSSSRRVTLAGEPIALTSHEFDMLLMLAQNASQIVDRNAIYEKVIGREYDGLDRSADVRVSRLRKKLNDNQQQPYRIKTIWGKGFFFVADAWD from the coding sequence ATGACCAAATTACTTTTGGTAGAAGACGATGACAGGCTTAGCTTGTTGATCGACAATTTTATGCAACAACATCAAATTCAAGTCACGCGTTTAAGTGACGGTACTAATTTGATGCCAACGGTAAACAAGGTGAAGCCTGACATTATCATTTTAGATGTGATGTTACCGGGCGAAGATGGTTTTGCGTTGTGCCGCAAGTTGCGCGCTGTTTATCAAGGGCCTTTGCTTTTTCTTACCGCCCGTGAAGACGGTTTCGATCAAGTACTAGGGCTTGAGCTTGGCGCTGACGATTATATTATTAAACCTGTTGAACCGAGAATTCTACTCGCGAGAGTTCACGCCCTGTTACGCCGCGCTAAAGCAAGCGCTAGTGAAAACCCTGTGGAATTGCGTTTTGGTCAATTGAGCATTAATAGCTCATCTCGTCGTGTAACGTTAGCTGGCGAGCCTATTGCATTGACTAGCCATGAATTTGATATGTTGCTGATGTTGGCGCAAAACGCGTCTCAAATTGTCGATCGCAACGCCATTTATGAAAAGGTGATTGGCAGGGAGTACGATGGCTTGGATCGCTCTGCGGATGTACGAGTTTCGAGACTGCGAAAAAAGCTTAACGACAACCAACAGCAACCTTACCGCATTAAAACGATTTGGGGCAAAGGCTTCTTCTTTGTCGCCGACGCCTGGGATTAA
- a CDS encoding efflux RND transporter periplasmic adaptor subunit has protein sequence MLQQSHPRIIKIIKQGVVFTLLSSILACSQESAPATAAPKPAVTVYRIAAEPVGFVRDFVARTQASQQASIVTRVEGELVAKHFVEGSNVEKDQLLFELDDSSYQASLAQAQAELESKQSAAERAKRNLARGEEVAPQGFISQSDLDKLIAEDLQAKAAVSSAQAALEKAELNLSYTKIHAPFSGQIGKVLQDIGNIVGPNAGELANLQATNPVYVNFQIDESEYITYLQSRADGSDAQRTDYTLSLKLPNNTIYQGQGELVFADTKIEAGMGTVELRAQFNNPQGLIVPGLYVTLLIEGTAKQALPLVPQIAVQLGQQGESVLVVDTNNKVVQRQLSLGRQVNAMRVVESGLVAGDRVIIEGLQKVRAGSEVSAVEKDVDPTTGVIADIAK, from the coding sequence ATGTTGCAGCAAAGCCATCCACGGATAATAAAAATCATCAAACAAGGGGTAGTATTCACCTTGTTAAGTTCAATCCTTGCTTGTAGCCAAGAAAGCGCGCCTGCAACAGCTGCTCCCAAGCCTGCGGTCACGGTTTATCGAATAGCAGCCGAGCCTGTTGGTTTCGTTCGCGATTTTGTTGCGCGAACGCAAGCTTCCCAGCAGGCAAGTATCGTTACCCGAGTGGAGGGCGAGTTAGTTGCAAAGCACTTTGTTGAGGGGAGCAACGTTGAAAAAGATCAGCTGTTATTCGAGCTTGATGATTCTTCTTATCAAGCCTCATTAGCGCAAGCGCAAGCGGAACTTGAGAGTAAACAATCGGCGGCAGAGCGAGCCAAGCGCAATTTAGCACGCGGCGAAGAAGTCGCTCCGCAAGGCTTTATTTCACAGTCTGATCTCGACAAATTAATTGCTGAAGACCTGCAAGCGAAGGCCGCCGTTAGCTCTGCACAAGCAGCGTTAGAGAAAGCAGAGCTCAATTTAAGCTACACCAAAATTCACGCGCCGTTTAGCGGCCAAATTGGCAAGGTGCTGCAAGATATTGGCAATATTGTTGGGCCAAACGCAGGCGAATTAGCGAACTTACAAGCAACAAACCCGGTTTATGTGAATTTTCAAATTGACGAGAGTGAGTACATTACCTATTTGCAATCACGTGCTGATGGCAGCGATGCACAGCGCACAGATTACACTTTGTCGTTAAAGTTGCCAAACAACACGATATATCAAGGCCAAGGTGAACTAGTGTTTGCCGATACCAAAATTGAAGCGGGCATGGGGACGGTAGAGCTGCGCGCCCAGTTTAACAACCCTCAAGGGCTCATCGTTCCCGGTTTGTACGTCACACTCTTGATTGAAGGGACGGCGAAACAAGCGTTACCTTTGGTACCACAAATTGCGGTGCAGCTCGGTCAGCAAGGTGAGTCAGTACTGGTTGTCGATACCAACAATAAAGTTGTTCAGCGCCAATTATCGTTAGGGCGTCAAGTCAATGCGATGCGGGTGGTTGAATCAGGGCTAGTAGCAGGAGATCGGGTGATAATCGAAGGCTTGCAAAAAGTGCGTGCTGGTAGCGAAGTGAGCGCGGTAGAGAAAGACGTTGACCCTACCACTGGGGTTATTGCTGATATTGCCAAGTAG
- a CDS encoding ATP-binding protein, translating to MARLFLSLYLFIALSLVGLGAALDKLFFTDEQTASPWLKNYALSLAQLSASQEISAEEAQEQLQALAKQSDITAEFASLDDLYLADDIQQYLQTAGYLELVDSENKQQLLVLLNNQQVMVLSSQVPAPAAGSLLLYSALFFLLFGILLSFWTWPLWRDLSALQSASHSLKKDGSLSELQLNRRSLIYPIAASFNALAKQIKSLLLTQKELTGAVAHEFRTPLARLKFALAVPPAQDSTEWLAMSQDLDELERLVQEMLDYAAMESTEPELNVAEVPIRSLCQAQVDKLANSHLKKLAVTVTGNEHLLWVDGHLVERAITNILLNASRYAKQQIDIRISEHQGLLTVAIHDDGHGIAQAERAQIFEPFYRPDGDRDRKRGGAGLGLAIVRRVQLWHQGSCAIETSYLGGACFVLTYPIEAQIN from the coding sequence ATGGCGCGCTTGTTTCTGAGCTTGTACTTGTTTATCGCTTTGTCGTTAGTGGGGCTAGGAGCCGCGTTAGATAAACTGTTTTTTACTGATGAGCAGACTGCTAGCCCTTGGCTCAAGAACTATGCACTAAGCCTAGCTCAGCTGAGCGCATCGCAAGAAATCTCGGCTGAAGAGGCGCAAGAACAGCTGCAAGCCTTAGCTAAGCAAAGTGATATAACCGCTGAGTTTGCTAGCCTAGATGATTTGTATTTGGCCGACGATATTCAGCAATATTTGCAAACGGCAGGTTATTTAGAGTTAGTGGATAGCGAAAACAAGCAACAGTTATTGGTGCTGTTAAATAACCAACAAGTAATGGTCTTGTCTTCACAAGTCCCCGCGCCAGCAGCTGGCTCATTGCTGTTGTATTCGGCCTTGTTCTTTTTGCTCTTTGGTATTTTACTCAGTTTTTGGACATGGCCGTTATGGCGAGATTTATCAGCACTGCAAAGTGCCAGTCATTCACTCAAAAAAGATGGCTCACTAAGTGAGTTACAGCTCAATAGGCGCTCGCTAATTTACCCGATTGCAGCCAGTTTTAATGCTCTAGCTAAACAAATTAAAAGTTTACTGTTAACACAAAAAGAACTCACTGGAGCGGTTGCACATGAGTTTCGCACACCGCTAGCTCGCTTAAAGTTTGCGCTGGCAGTACCACCAGCTCAAGACTCCACTGAGTGGTTGGCAATGAGTCAAGATCTTGATGAACTTGAGCGTTTAGTGCAAGAGATGCTCGACTATGCGGCGATGGAGTCAACTGAGCCAGAATTGAATGTCGCAGAAGTTCCCATTAGATCATTGTGCCAAGCGCAAGTTGATAAGCTTGCGAACAGCCATCTTAAAAAGCTCGCTGTGACAGTAACGGGCAATGAGCATTTGCTGTGGGTTGACGGTCATTTGGTTGAACGGGCAATCACTAATATTTTGCTCAACGCCAGTCGCTATGCCAAACAGCAGATAGACATTCGAATTAGCGAACACCAAGGGCTATTAACGGTGGCCATTCATGATGATGGTCATGGCATTGCCCAAGCAGAACGGGCGCAAATCTTCGAACCATTTTATCGACCCGATGGTGATAGAGATCGCAAGCGCGGTGGTGCTGGCCTTGGGCTAGCAATTGTCAGAAGAGTGCAGTTATGGCACCAAGGTAGTTGTGCCATTGAAACTTCTTATCTGGGTGGTGCTTGCTTTGTGCTCACTTATCCTATTGAAGCGCAAATTAACTAG
- a CDS encoding beta-propeller domain-containing protein has protein sequence MKYTPLALTPLALAVSATLLFTACSSDDSPSVAIVEPEPQQAPDVNASKVFKGGLTKVNGNAAEQFLKNGIFASTFDLPVIAFQDSASSSRSGFSTTNTQEQGVDEADRIEYDGNYLYVAQYPQWPVESEADSAAIRILERQADFSLTQVSQTVIGDGTTDINGMYVANNRLSVLHSNYPMVAFADIMVPGGLGSGEVNLTVFDTQVTNQPAQLETLKIDGWLLSSRRIDDYLYLVTGYTPEVEGLEYGDTGDATKLANFQQIQALSVNDLMPKLRRNGQSEPLASAQDCYIPEQATELDGTRQITMITRVNTNAPSDITSVCIMGQADAMYMSATNLYLTGNADNDTVLHKISLGDSFNYQASGSVNGTLGWQSNPQFRMDEEQGYLRIVTSDYQEQPTHFFSVLNQQGNELVQVAQLPNEQQPEAIGKPNEDIYAVRFLGDKGYIVTFERTDPLYVLDLASPTTPLIAGSIEIPGFSSYLHPLGDDYLLGIGQEVALEALPADETGRASELPVRQGVKVSLFDVRDPANPVELDTLVKNDSFTPVEYDYHALSVLADNGKYQFAMPLEQWQPCDEACAASAYRAQHSLMLLDVDTSVERATLSETRQWQVPSDDAYFFGGNDRSVIHGDHIYYLHGNQVWHSTWSADARTDGPY, from the coding sequence ATGAAATACACACCTCTTGCCTTAACGCCTCTCGCTCTAGCAGTGTCGGCGACTTTACTCTTCACCGCATGCTCTAGCGACGACTCCCCCAGCGTTGCTATTGTCGAGCCAGAGCCTCAGCAAGCCCCAGACGTTAATGCCAGTAAAGTATTTAAGGGCGGTTTAACAAAGGTTAACGGTAATGCCGCCGAGCAGTTTTTAAAAAATGGTATTTTTGCATCAACGTTTGACTTACCCGTGATTGCTTTTCAAGATTCCGCATCAAGCAGCCGCAGCGGTTTCTCCACGACCAACACACAAGAGCAAGGGGTTGATGAAGCCGATCGCATCGAATACGACGGCAATTACCTTTATGTTGCCCAGTACCCACAATGGCCAGTGGAGAGCGAAGCAGACAGTGCCGCGATTCGCATACTAGAGCGCCAAGCCGATTTTAGCCTTACACAAGTGAGCCAAACGGTTATCGGTGATGGCACAACAGATATTAATGGCATGTATGTCGCCAACAACCGTTTGTCTGTCCTGCACAGCAACTACCCTATGGTTGCCTTTGCCGACATAATGGTACCGGGCGGCTTGGGCAGCGGTGAAGTTAACCTGACGGTTTTCGATACCCAAGTGACCAATCAACCAGCGCAGCTGGAAACGCTGAAAATTGATGGCTGGTTACTGTCTAGCCGCCGTATTGACGACTACCTATATCTGGTCACAGGTTACACACCAGAAGTGGAGGGCTTAGAGTACGGAGACACAGGTGATGCAACAAAACTCGCTAATTTCCAGCAAATTCAAGCACTGTCGGTTAACGATTTAATGCCTAAGTTGCGCCGCAACGGCCAATCAGAGCCACTTGCTAGTGCACAAGATTGTTATATCCCTGAGCAAGCGACTGAGCTAGATGGCACCCGCCAAATCACCATGATCACACGTGTTAATACCAACGCACCGTCTGATATCACGTCTGTTTGTATCATGGGACAAGCTGATGCTATGTACATGTCAGCCACCAACCTTTATCTGACAGGCAACGCAGACAACGACACAGTGCTACATAAAATTTCACTGGGTGACAGTTTTAATTACCAAGCGAGCGGCAGTGTTAATGGTACGCTCGGCTGGCAATCAAACCCACAATTTAGAATGGACGAAGAGCAAGGCTACTTACGCATCGTTACCAGCGACTACCAAGAGCAACCCACACACTTTTTCTCTGTTCTGAACCAACAAGGTAATGAACTAGTACAAGTTGCCCAACTGCCCAATGAACAGCAGCCCGAAGCTATTGGCAAACCTAATGAAGATATTTACGCCGTGCGCTTTTTAGGCGACAAAGGCTATATCGTCACGTTTGAGCGCACCGATCCACTGTACGTGCTTGACCTTGCTAGCCCGACGACGCCACTAATCGCTGGTAGCATAGAAATACCAGGCTTCTCAAGTTATTTACATCCTTTAGGTGACGATTATCTGCTTGGTATTGGACAAGAAGTAGCATTGGAAGCCCTACCCGCCGATGAAACTGGCCGCGCCTCCGAATTACCAGTTCGCCAAGGTGTTAAGGTAAGTTTATTCGATGTGCGTGACCCAGCAAATCCGGTTGAACTAGACACGCTTGTTAAAAACGATAGTTTCACGCCAGTTGAATATGACTACCACGCCTTGAGTGTCTTGGCAGATAACGGTAAATATCAATTTGCGATGCCACTTGAGCAATGGCAACCCTGCGATGAAGCCTGTGCTGCAAGCGCTTACCGCGCTCAACACAGCTTAATGTTGCTTGACGTGGACACCTCAGTAGAGCGCGCAACGCTCAGCGAAACGCGTCAATGGCAAGTACCCAGCGATGATGCCTACTTCTTTGGCGGCAATGATCGCAGCGTCATCCACGGCGATCACATCTACTACTTACATGGCAATCAAGTTTGGCATAGCACTTGGTCAGCGGATGCCCGTACAGATGGCCCTTACTAG
- a CDS encoding DUF3019 domain-containing protein: protein MKSQWFVILFTLMLSLPTSAATWQVQPKVCITRDANQTCRLELTILFPPSTSGEFCLYLHQVNQPAQQVKCWLRLPEQETLPISYQASSQLLLKNELAQVVQRAELEVKTLTTRRKRVRAPWSFF from the coding sequence TTGAAAAGCCAGTGGTTTGTTATTTTGTTTACCCTTATGTTGTCGCTACCAACCAGTGCGGCAACGTGGCAAGTGCAGCCAAAAGTTTGTATTACGCGTGATGCCAATCAAACGTGTCGCCTTGAGCTAACCATCTTATTTCCACCATCAACCAGCGGTGAATTCTGTCTATATTTACACCAAGTCAATCAACCAGCACAGCAAGTCAAATGCTGGTTGCGCTTACCTGAGCAAGAAACATTGCCAATTAGCTATCAAGCGAGTTCGCAATTACTACTAAAAAACGAGCTAGCACAAGTGGTACAGCGCGCCGAGTTAGAAGTTAAAACGCTAACGACAAGGCGTAAGCGCGTGCGTGCACCGTGGAGTTTTTTCTAA
- a CDS encoding MipA/OmpV family protein, which produces MTFVLLLATSIFSSVDADEYSCENPQANTNKPNTNKQSCITTGEWHIGVAVGLGVITNPLNDGDNIPLVLLPDIAWYGEKAYFDNGELGYQWHQETKHSFEGFVSVNRERAYFSFWHPSNILNPIENHSFIDATLQSDDASGRTEVSIDQVRSRDWALDAGLRWQTALARGSASITVKTDVTGVHHGQQLNLSYRLGFQYGEWQLGLSPSITWKSSALLDYYYGIDESDNLVLENFYQAKAGWQPQLDLSGIYPLADDWQLLFKLGYQWLNKGMYDSPLVKEKQVRTIFIGAAYQF; this is translated from the coding sequence TTGACATTTGTTTTGTTACTTGCCACGAGCATTTTTAGCAGCGTAGATGCTGATGAATACAGCTGTGAAAACCCGCAAGCAAATACCAATAAGCCAAATACCAATAAACAAAGTTGTATCACAACAGGGGAATGGCACATTGGCGTGGCCGTCGGGCTAGGTGTTATCACGAATCCACTCAATGATGGCGACAATATTCCACTGGTGCTACTGCCCGATATCGCTTGGTATGGTGAAAAAGCGTATTTCGATAATGGCGAGCTAGGCTATCAATGGCATCAAGAAACAAAGCACTCCTTTGAAGGCTTTGTTAGCGTCAACCGCGAGCGTGCTTATTTTAGTTTTTGGCACCCCAGCAATATTTTGAATCCGATTGAAAACCATAGTTTTATTGACGCAACGTTACAAAGTGATGATGCCAGTGGGCGCACTGAGGTATCGATTGACCAAGTGCGCAGCCGAGATTGGGCACTAGATGCCGGGCTTCGTTGGCAAACAGCGCTGGCACGCGGTAGTGCCAGCATCACAGTGAAAACCGATGTAACAGGTGTTCACCATGGCCAACAACTTAACCTTAGTTACCGTTTGGGGTTTCAGTATGGGGAATGGCAATTAGGGCTTTCACCTTCGATAACATGGAAAAGCTCAGCGTTGTTGGATTATTACTACGGTATTGATGAAAGCGACAACTTGGTATTAGAAAACTTTTATCAAGCAAAAGCGGGCTGGCAACCTCAGCTTGATTTGAGCGGTATTTACCCGTTGGCAGATGATTGGCAACTCTTGTTTAAACTGGGCTATCAATGGTTAAATAAAGGCATGTATGACAGCCCCTTGGTCAAAGAAAAACAAGTGCGAACAATTTTCATAGGTGCGGCTTATCAATTCTAA